A genomic stretch from Gemmatimonadota bacterium includes:
- a CDS encoding rhodanese-like domain-containing protein, with amino-acid sequence MTAFSRVCETPPASPDKIREYFSYKLRCETDPFDVNADLENGINSFALIDVRGKEAYLNGHAAGAIHIDHNDMTEERMAEFPKDRLLVVYCWGPGCNGATKAAVKLSALGFSVKEMIGGITYWKEEGYPIISGVM; translated from the coding sequence ATGACAGCTTTTTCCCGCGTTTGTGAAACACCACCAGCTTCGCCTGATAAGATACGAGAATACTTCTCATATAAGTTGCGATGTGAGACCGATCCGTTTGATGTGAATGCGGATCTGGAAAATGGAATCAATAGTTTTGCGCTTATTGATGTCCGCGGTAAAGAAGCCTATCTCAACGGTCACGCTGCTGGCGCTATTCACATTGATCACAATGATATGACCGAAGAGCGAATGGCCGAGTTTCCCAAAGACCGACTGCTCGTGGTGTACTGCTGGGGACCGGGGTGTAACGGCGCGACAAAAGCCGCTGTGAAATTGAGTGCCTTGGGATTTTCCGTAAAAGAAATGATCGGCGGGATTACCTATTGGAAAGAGGAGGGATATCCAATAATATCAGGTGTGATGTAA